The following proteins are co-located in the Candidatus Deferrimicrobiaceae bacterium genome:
- a CDS encoding phosphatidylglycerophosphatase A — protein sequence MSSRLQANERHGAAPAAGDRFRLALSTGLWTGLSPRAPGTFGTLPGVLIHLSIAFLAPPTLVRPLLLACFLLACIASLRLAPWAIAYWRSDDPRHFVLDEVAGYLLTILLFVPPAGLLPAAAWGFLLFRVFDAVKPPPVGWIDRGMKGPWGILLDDLAAAVMAAAGLYLLRLIAAHAGSLAAWLPGPV from the coding sequence ATGTCTTCCCGCCTGCAAGCGAACGAACGGCATGGAGCGGCACCGGCGGCCGGCGATCGCTTCCGGCTGGCCCTCTCGACCGGCCTCTGGACGGGGCTCTCCCCGCGGGCGCCCGGCACCTTCGGCACGCTGCCCGGGGTGCTGATCCACCTGTCGATCGCCTTTCTCGCGCCTCCGACGCTGGTCCGGCCTCTTCTCCTCGCCTGCTTCCTCCTGGCTTGCATCGCCTCGCTCCGCCTCGCACCGTGGGCGATCGCCTATTGGCGTTCAGACGACCCGCGGCATTTCGTGCTCGACGAGGTCGCCGGTTACCTGCTCACGATCCTCCTGTTTGTCCCCCCGGCGGGGCTGCTTCCGGCTGCCGCGTGGGGGTTTCTCCTGTTCCGCGTGTTCGACGCCGTCAAGCCGCCGCCCGTCGGCTGGATCGACCGCGGGATGAAGGGTCCGTGGGGGATCCTGCTCGACGATCTCGCCGCGGCCGTGATGGCCGCCGCGGGGCTCTACCTGCTTCGGCTGATCGCAGCCCATGCCGGTTCGCTGGCCGCCTGGCTCCCCGGTCCTGTATAA
- the crcB gene encoding fluoride efflux transporter CrcB, giving the protein MTIVLFIALFGALGCLARYFLSGWVCDLVGPGLPYGTFVVNVAGAFLIGFLMEYGLRSPLISQELRVGLTIGFLGGLTTFSTFSYETFRLIEEAQLLQALGNILASTGACLLFTFAGIVAARQL; this is encoded by the coding sequence ATGACGATCGTCCTCTTCATCGCCCTGTTCGGGGCGCTGGGATGTCTCGCCCGTTATTTCCTGTCGGGCTGGGTCTGCGATCTTGTCGGGCCCGGGCTCCCGTACGGCACCTTCGTCGTCAACGTCGCCGGTGCGTTCCTGATCGGCTTCCTGATGGAATACGGGCTGCGAAGCCCGCTGATCTCGCAGGAGCTCCGCGTCGGGCTGACCATCGGCTTCCTGGGCGGGCTGACGACCTTCTCGACCTTCAGCTACGAGACCTTCCGGCTGATCGAGGAGGCGCAGCTCCTCCAGGCGCTGGGGAACATCCTGGCAAGTACGGGGGCCTGCCTTCTCTTCACGTTCGCCGGTATCGTAGCCGCCAGGCAATTGTAG
- a CDS encoding ABC transporter permease → MRSALGNMVLARWRESLRQPEGIFWTFVFPALLAVALGVAFRGSNGAEPVRVAIVQGAGAERILSALSADRGVRATLLPEGEAGRRLRSGSAAVAVLPGNPVVYRFDPTRPESALARSVVDGALQRAAGRRDPVAASDRPMTERGSRYIDFLIPGLLGMNLMGGGVWGIGWVIVEMRIRKLLKLQLTTPMRKSDFLLAQILSRLAFVPVETVPLLLLAGWMFGVSTAGSVAALAAVSFSGALAFAGIGTLIASRAQTNSVVMGLINLVTMPSFVLSGVFFSTSRFPDSVQPLLRAMPLTALVDALRAVMTDGATLATLSPQLLVLGAWSLGSFLLALKLFRWA, encoded by the coding sequence ATGCGTAGCGCACTGGGCAACATGGTGCTGGCCCGCTGGCGCGAGAGCCTCCGCCAGCCCGAAGGCATCTTCTGGACATTCGTGTTCCCGGCGCTGCTCGCGGTCGCGCTCGGGGTTGCCTTCCGGGGGAGCAACGGCGCCGAACCGGTCCGGGTTGCCATCGTTCAAGGTGCAGGCGCGGAACGCATCCTTTCGGCGCTTTCCGCCGACCGGGGCGTGCGGGCGACGCTGCTTCCGGAGGGCGAGGCCGGGCGGCGGCTTCGATCGGGAAGCGCGGCGGTCGCCGTCCTCCCGGGGAACCCGGTCGTTTACCGGTTCGACCCGACGCGGCCCGAAAGCGCCCTGGCGCGCAGCGTCGTCGACGGCGCGCTTCAGCGCGCGGCGGGCCGCCGCGATCCTGTGGCGGCATCGGACCGGCCGATGACCGAGCGCGGCTCGCGCTACATCGATTTCCTCATTCCGGGGCTCCTGGGCATGAACCTGATGGGCGGGGGCGTATGGGGCATCGGCTGGGTCATCGTCGAGATGCGCATCCGCAAGCTGCTCAAGCTGCAGTTGACGACGCCGATGCGGAAAAGCGACTTCCTGCTTGCCCAGATCCTTTCCCGCCTGGCCTTCGTCCCGGTGGAAACGGTCCCGCTGCTCCTGCTGGCCGGTTGGATGTTCGGCGTATCGACGGCCGGATCGGTGGCCGCCCTGGCGGCGGTCTCCTTCTCGGGCGCCCTCGCTTTCGCGGGCATCGGCACCCTGATCGCCTCCCGGGCGCAAACCAACAGCGTGGTCATGGGGCTCATCAACCTCGTCACGATGCCGTCGTTCGTCCTCTCGGGCGTCTTTTTCTCCACGTCCCGCTTTCCGGATTCCGTCCAGCCGCTGCTGCGCGCCATGCCGCTGACGGCGCTGGTCGACGCCCTCCGGGCCGTCATGACGGATGGGGCGACGCTTGCGACGCTCTCGCCGCAATTGCTGGTGCTCGGCGCCTGGAGCCTCGGCTCCTTCCTCCTGGCGCTGAAGCTGTTCCGGTGGGCTTGA
- a CDS encoding ChaN family lipoprotein: protein MMKMRMAFCLLSATLLAAGCSATKKSAAFSPGSDLPYALAEPPKSEDIYHIPTGTKLTMEAAMTMASSARLICVGETHDNYNAQRVELLVIRDLFNRYPGKIAIGMEMFRGPQQAALDKWVRGEYADETAFLRAVKWFGNEGWSYDFAYYREILNFARENRIDLIALNPSRALETEVSKSGLDNLAPALKTLLPALSEPDPIQKSVLESLFGGHGDSSAGHLDAFLRTQMLWEETMAERVVGYLRSSRGEGKRIVTITGGWHVKYGFGLPKKVIRRMPMSYAIILPEEIGPPEDKSAGQTMDVDLPQIPLLPSDFVWFVAYESYEGRRMRIGARLSETKEGEVVVDGVVPGSPAEKAGVRKGDRIFSIDGKPVKEMFDVVYPITLKKAGDTVTLVVRNDGQERTLPIVLFKMEPHHPMKK from the coding sequence ATGATGAAGATGCGAATGGCGTTCTGCCTCCTTTCCGCGACGTTGCTGGCCGCGGGTTGCTCCGCGACGAAAAAGTCGGCCGCGTTCAGCCCCGGCTCCGACCTGCCTTACGCGCTGGCCGAGCCGCCGAAATCCGAAGACATATACCACATCCCGACCGGCACCAAGCTGACGATGGAAGCGGCGATGACCATGGCCTCGTCAGCCCGGCTGATCTGCGTCGGCGAGACGCACGACAACTACAACGCCCAGCGCGTCGAGCTGCTCGTCATCCGCGACCTGTTCAACCGGTATCCGGGCAAGATCGCCATCGGCATGGAGATGTTCCGGGGGCCGCAGCAGGCGGCGCTCGACAAATGGGTGCGCGGCGAATATGCCGACGAGACCGCGTTCCTCCGGGCGGTCAAGTGGTTCGGCAACGAGGGATGGAGCTACGACTTCGCCTATTACCGCGAGATCCTGAACTTCGCCCGGGAGAACAGGATCGACCTCATCGCACTGAACCCGTCGCGCGCGCTCGAGACCGAGGTCAGCAAGTCCGGCCTCGATAACCTGGCGCCTGCGCTCAAGACGCTGTTGCCGGCGCTGTCGGAGCCCGATCCGATCCAGAAGAGCGTGCTCGAGAGCCTGTTCGGGGGGCACGGGGATTCTTCCGCCGGTCATCTCGACGCTTTCCTCCGCACGCAGATGCTCTGGGAGGAGACGATGGCCGAGCGGGTCGTCGGCTACCTGCGCAGTTCGCGCGGCGAAGGCAAGCGGATCGTGACGATCACGGGGGGATGGCACGTCAAATACGGGTTCGGCCTTCCCAAGAAAGTCATCCGCCGGATGCCGATGTCCTACGCGATCATCCTGCCCGAGGAGATCGGGCCGCCCGAGGACAAGAGCGCAGGCCAGACGATGGACGTCGACCTGCCGCAGATCCCGCTGCTCCCTTCGGATTTCGTGTGGTTCGTCGCCTACGAAAGCTATGAAGGGCGCCGGATGCGCATCGGGGCGCGGCTCTCGGAGACGAAGGAAGGCGAGGTTGTCGTCGACGGGGTCGTGCCGGGCTCCCCGGCCGAGAAGGCGGGCGTGCGCAAGGGCGACCGGATATTCTCGATCGACGGGAAGCCGGTCAAGGAGATGTTCGACGTCGTCTACCCGATCACTTTGAAAAAAGCGGGGGATACGGTGACGCTGGTCGTGCGCAACGACGGCCAGGAGCGGACGCTTCCGATCGTGCTTTTCAAGATGGAACCGCATCACCCGATGAAAAAGTAG
- a CDS encoding cache domain-containing protein, whose translation MTHKRYSVDLRARLLAWPIRIQFLLLFSLLGLPTVGIIIYSGLVQRHEAIHSAADGCGNLAANIAFQQESLVLGAQQLASTMAQDDDVLSRKSSESRRLLAALLLQNPQLSDIVVTDPTGEAWATAPDFHGTISYSDRSFFRKAIRTGLFSSGEYGIGKASNNPMINFGYPLHDRYGKLAGVIGIGIDLGFAGRMFNAADLPGDATYCVQDHRGVILGRGPAGELSRSLIGRHDYSPDLFDKMKAGREKGDFVGRGNDGKIRQYAYRKLSLPGEAEPFLYIRVGVPVSTVTAQANTAILRNLLLLLPFLVIGTASARWIANRGIADRIVALERVAKALAKGDGPPQGDVPAGGGEIGSLARSIDDMAAALDSRERSLRESGEQLRDLLSHRSKIVEDERRRIARCIHDDLGQRMTVLSLSLYEMKMSLPQDAASISTRLQEMADIVKGTHGSLQRIIRELRPQVLDDMGLMPAIEWLAGNCSKTSGISISVDLPDNVEIDNDVATTLFRICQEGLANVLRHSGATRAWIRVRRSRNRLLLRVADNGRGVSPDSPGGRQGFGLMGIRERALRLGGRAGVRPRRRGGTELFAWVQLKIQGSGEENR comes from the coding sequence ATGACGCACAAACGATATTCCGTAGATCTTCGAGCCAGGCTGCTCGCCTGGCCGATCCGCATCCAGTTTCTCCTCCTGTTCTCGTTGCTGGGGCTCCCGACGGTCGGCATCATCATCTATTCGGGCCTGGTCCAGCGACACGAAGCCATCCATTCTGCGGCCGACGGGTGCGGGAACCTGGCCGCGAACATCGCCTTCCAGCAGGAAAGCCTCGTTCTCGGCGCCCAGCAGCTGGCCAGCACCATGGCGCAGGACGATGACGTCCTGTCCAGGAAATCGAGCGAATCGCGACGGCTCCTCGCGGCGCTTCTCCTCCAGAACCCCCAGCTATCCGACATCGTGGTGACGGATCCGACCGGGGAAGCGTGGGCGACGGCGCCCGACTTCCATGGAACGATCTCTTACTCGGACCGGTCATTCTTCCGGAAAGCGATCCGGACCGGACTGTTTTCCTCGGGGGAATACGGCATCGGGAAAGCCTCGAACAATCCCATGATCAATTTCGGCTACCCGCTCCACGACCGATACGGGAAACTGGCCGGCGTGATCGGGATCGGGATCGACCTGGGATTCGCCGGCCGGATGTTCAACGCGGCGGACCTCCCGGGCGACGCCACCTATTGTGTCCAGGACCATCGGGGGGTCATCCTCGGCCGGGGACCCGCAGGAGAACTGTCCCGATCCCTGATCGGAAGGCATGATTATTCTCCGGACCTGTTCGACAAGATGAAAGCCGGCCGGGAAAAGGGAGACTTCGTCGGCCGCGGGAACGACGGGAAGATCCGGCAATACGCCTACCGGAAACTCAGCCTGCCGGGGGAGGCGGAGCCGTTCCTCTACATCCGTGTCGGCGTGCCGGTCTCCACGGTGACGGCCCAGGCAAACACCGCGATCCTCCGGAACCTCCTGTTGCTGCTGCCATTTCTCGTCATCGGAACTGCATCGGCGAGATGGATCGCCAATCGCGGGATCGCAGACCGCATCGTCGCGCTGGAACGCGTCGCGAAGGCGCTGGCCAAGGGGGATGGGCCGCCTCAGGGCGACGTGCCCGCCGGCGGCGGCGAGATCGGAAGCCTGGCCCGCTCGATCGACGACATGGCGGCGGCGCTCGATTCGCGGGAGCGTTCGCTCCGGGAATCCGGCGAGCAGCTCCGGGATCTGCTGTCCCATCGCAGCAAGATCGTCGAGGATGAGCGCCGGCGGATCGCCCGCTGCATCCACGACGACCTGGGGCAGCGGATGACCGTCCTGAGCCTTTCCCTTTACGAAATGAAGATGTCCCTTCCTCAGGATGCGGCGTCGATTTCGACGCGGCTGCAGGAGATGGCAGACATCGTCAAGGGCACGCATGGATCCCTCCAGCGGATCATCCGGGAATTGCGACCGCAGGTGCTCGACGACATGGGACTCATGCCGGCCATCGAATGGCTCGCCGGGAACTGCAGCAAAACATCCGGCATTTCCATCTCGGTCGACTTGCCCGATAACGTGGAAATCGACAACGACGTGGCGACGACCCTTTTCCGGATTTGCCAGGAGGGGTTGGCCAACGTGCTTCGCCATTCGGGAGCCACGCGCGCATGGATTCGCGTCCGGCGATCCCGGAACCGCCTGCTGCTGCGGGTGGCCGACAACGGCCGGGGGGTCTCCCCCGACTCGCCCGGCGGGCGCCAGGGATTCGGCCTGATGGGCATCAGGGAACGGGCTCTTCGTCTGGGCGGCCGTGCCGGGGTCCGGCCGAGACGCAGGGGGGGAACGGAACTGTTCGCATGGGTCCAGCTGAAAATACAGGGGTCCGGGGAGGAGAATCGATGA
- a CDS encoding response regulator transcription factor produces the protein MIRVVLVDDHPIVRHGLQVLLAGTGDITVVGEAGDASGLHRLVEETACDLLVLDIGLPGKSGMEVIGDLRRAFPKVGVVVLSMHSDVYYAVRALKAGAGGYLTKVTPPAEVIEAIRKVAAGRRHMCADLAGQIADLLAGDLETPPHERLSDREFEILQMIAAGRKPQEISDALRVGVGTVGTYRTRILHKMNMTSNSELTRYVTEKGLFVD, from the coding sequence ATGATCCGGGTCGTACTGGTCGACGATCATCCCATTGTCCGCCATGGGTTGCAGGTGCTGCTGGCGGGAACCGGTGATATCACGGTGGTGGGCGAGGCGGGAGATGCCTCCGGGCTTCACCGCCTCGTGGAAGAGACTGCCTGCGACCTGCTGGTCCTCGACATCGGGCTGCCGGGAAAAAGCGGCATGGAAGTGATCGGAGACCTCAGGCGCGCCTTCCCGAAGGTCGGGGTGGTGGTCCTCTCCATGCACAGCGACGTCTATTATGCCGTCCGTGCATTGAAGGCCGGCGCCGGGGGCTACCTGACCAAGGTAACCCCGCCCGCGGAAGTGATCGAGGCGATCCGGAAAGTGGCCGCCGGCAGGCGCCACATGTGCGCGGACCTCGCCGGGCAGATCGCCGACCTGCTGGCGGGCGATCTCGAGACGCCCCCGCACGAGCGGCTGTCGGACCGGGAGTTCGAGATTCTCCAGATGATCGCGGCCGGACGGAAGCCGCAGGAGATATCCGATGCGCTCCGGGTCGGCGTCGGAACCGTCGGCACCTACCGGACGAGAATCCTCCACAAGATGAACATGACCTCCAACTCGGAACTGACTCGTTACGTCACGGAAAAAGGGCTTTTCGTCGATTAG
- a CDS encoding outer membrane beta-barrel protein produces the protein MNKSRLIVILSVACLSVLVGPVSAEIPNYAAIRGGFYSPQSHDLDGFKTGFDGEAAIGHYFNRNLIGEVGVGYFKTDFNGSDPFASGNVKISAIPVTVTVKAVLPLDSVELYGGAGMGAYFNELKYNAAIAGVGSASGSASDTSFGFHLVAGGTADLSQTVFMGLEFRYLWDKASFNLPGGTADAKLDGFTTTVGIGCRF, from the coding sequence ATGAACAAGAGCAGATTGATCGTGATTCTGTCCGTCGCCTGCCTCTCGGTTCTGGTCGGGCCGGTATCTGCCGAAATACCGAATTACGCCGCGATCCGGGGTGGGTTCTATTCTCCGCAGTCCCACGACCTGGACGGTTTCAAGACCGGATTCGACGGAGAGGCGGCAATCGGACATTATTTCAACCGGAACCTGATCGGCGAAGTCGGCGTCGGCTATTTCAAGACCGATTTCAACGGATCCGATCCGTTCGCTTCCGGCAACGTCAAGATTTCCGCCATTCCCGTTACGGTCACGGTCAAGGCCGTGCTGCCGCTCGATTCCGTCGAGCTCTACGGTGGGGCCGGGATGGGGGCGTATTTCAACGAGTTGAAATACAATGCCGCGATTGCCGGCGTCGGGAGCGCTTCCGGCTCGGCTTCGGACACCTCGTTCGGATTCCACCTGGTGGCGGGCGGCACAGCGGACCTGTCCCAGACCGTTTTCATGGGGCTCGAATTCCGATATCTGTGGGACAAGGCGTCCTTCAACCTTCCGGGCGGAACCGCCGATGCCAAGCTGGACGGGTTTACCACGACCGTCGGGATCGGGTGCCGGTTCTAG
- the lpoB gene encoding penicillin-binding protein activator LpoB has protein sequence MTRIFRILIPGVAALFAAVLLAGCAASPDIRYGDPNAHQNLSTDFGASDLQQVAEGMVDSLLTFPPVVEITSGRRPVLSVTRVKNKTLQHIDTESITDSIRAKLIKSGKFRFIDRTTDQEAMEEFAAQQESGLVDPKKAVPGGMQAGAEYLLTSNLSEIRQQGGRVTDVYYKFTMNLKNLKTGILEWSDEKEIRKIKTRPLIGG, from the coding sequence ATGACCAGGATATTCCGCATCTTGATTCCGGGGGTGGCGGCCCTCTTCGCCGCCGTACTGCTTGCGGGGTGCGCCGCGTCCCCGGACATCCGCTACGGCGACCCCAACGCGCACCAGAACCTCTCGACCGACTTCGGCGCGTCCGACCTGCAGCAAGTGGCCGAGGGGATGGTCGATTCGCTCCTCACCTTCCCGCCGGTGGTCGAGATCACGAGCGGGCGCCGCCCGGTTCTTTCGGTCACGCGGGTCAAGAACAAGACGCTGCAGCACATCGACACCGAGTCGATCACCGACTCGATCCGCGCGAAGCTCATCAAGTCGGGCAAGTTCCGGTTCATCGACCGCACGACCGACCAGGAGGCGATGGAAGAATTCGCCGCGCAGCAGGAAAGCGGGCTCGTCGACCCGAAAAAAGCGGTCCCCGGCGGGATGCAAGCCGGCGCCGAATATCTGCTGACCTCCAACCTGTCCGAGATCCGGCAGCAGGGCGGGCGCGTGACCGACGTTTACTACAAGTTCACGATGAACCTCAAGAACCTGAAGACGGGCATCCTCGAGTGGTCCGACGAGAAGGAGATCCGCAAGATCAAGACCCGCCCCCTCATCGGCGGATGA
- a CDS encoding ABC transporter ATP-binding protein codes for MDSVVEVRGLVKRYGRVVAVDGLDLSVAAGECFGMLGPNGAGKTTTIETIAGLITPTTGEVRVFGKSWSRNGRDIREKMGVALQEARFPERLTVREVVVQFRSFYPKGPDPAVLIERVGLTEKSGAWTSRLSGGQRQRLALACALAGDPELLVLDEPTTGLDPQARLMIGDLVLAHRDRGRAILVSTHYMEEAERLCDRVAVVDHGKVIALGTPAALIASLGGEQVVEFELSGASPDDAVLASLPAVRAVRRNGALIRIASSAGSATAGGLFEAARADGFSVEHLTIRRATLEDVYMSLTGRELRDA; via the coding sequence ATGGATTCGGTCGTCGAGGTTCGCGGGCTCGTCAAGCGGTACGGCCGCGTCGTGGCGGTCGACGGTCTCGATCTGTCGGTTGCGGCGGGAGAATGCTTCGGGATGCTGGGGCCCAACGGCGCCGGGAAGACCACCACGATCGAGACGATCGCCGGGCTGATCACGCCGACTACCGGCGAGGTGCGCGTCTTCGGAAAGTCGTGGAGCCGGAACGGCCGCGACATCCGGGAAAAGATGGGCGTCGCCCTCCAGGAGGCGCGTTTCCCGGAGCGGCTGACCGTCCGGGAGGTGGTCGTGCAGTTCCGCAGCTTCTACCCGAAAGGGCCCGATCCGGCGGTGCTCATCGAACGCGTCGGTCTCACCGAAAAATCGGGGGCCTGGACCAGCCGTCTTTCCGGCGGGCAGCGGCAGCGGCTGGCGCTCGCCTGTGCGCTCGCCGGCGACCCGGAGCTTCTGGTGCTCGACGAGCCGACCACGGGACTCGACCCGCAGGCGCGTCTGATGATCGGCGACCTGGTGCTTGCCCACCGCGACCGGGGGCGGGCGATCCTGGTCTCCACGCATTATATGGAGGAAGCCGAGCGGCTCTGCGACCGGGTAGCCGTGGTCGACCACGGGAAGGTGATCGCCCTCGGGACGCCCGCGGCGCTGATCGCTTCGCTTGGTGGGGAGCAGGTCGTCGAGTTCGAGCTGTCGGGCGCCTCTCCGGACGATGCCGTCCTGGCGTCGCTGCCCGCGGTTCGCGCGGTCCGGCGCAACGGGGCGCTGATCCGAATCGCCTCGTCGGCGGGGTCCGCCACGGCCGGCGGGCTGTTCGAGGCTGCCCGGGCGGACGGCTTTTCCGTCGAGCATCTGACGATCCGTCGCGCGACGCTCGAGGATGTCTACATGTCGCTGACCGGTCGGGAGCTCCGGGATGCGTAG
- a CDS encoding phage holin family protein, producing the protein MPFIVRMGINAVAILLVAYLAPGLISADSVMAAVAAAFVLGLANALVKPLIVLLTLPVTLITLGLFMLVVNGFMLWLVSVVVTGFHVHGALGAIVGSVMLSLVGWVLSWFVPGDRQGF; encoded by the coding sequence ATGCCTTTCATCGTCAGGATGGGAATCAACGCGGTCGCGATCCTGCTGGTGGCCTATCTCGCCCCGGGGCTGATCTCGGCCGACAGCGTGATGGCCGCGGTGGCCGCGGCGTTCGTCCTGGGGCTGGCGAACGCGCTCGTCAAGCCGCTGATCGTGCTGCTTACGCTGCCGGTCACGCTGATCACGCTGGGGCTGTTCATGCTCGTGGTCAACGGCTTCATGCTCTGGCTCGTCTCCGTGGTCGTGACCGGGTTCCACGTCCACGGCGCGCTCGGCGCGATCGTCGGCTCCGTGATGCTCAGCCTCGTGGGATGGGTGCTATCGTGGTTCGTGCCGGGCGACCGGCAAGGTTTTTGA
- a CDS encoding YcfL family protein, which produces MRGLPILSMGLLLAAAPGCQSSGVVGQGALKQEQEAEIPIYKRVVVNNTSLGRDIVVTDTRVAQAGDILQAGVTIVSQTGSTLPLQYKFVWIDAKGFEINPDSGTWKPLTLYGKETRQIQGVAPNPAAIEFMLKIRRDQ; this is translated from the coding sequence ATGCGAGGCTTGCCGATCCTGTCGATGGGGCTGCTCCTCGCGGCTGCTCCCGGATGCCAGTCATCCGGGGTCGTGGGGCAGGGGGCGCTGAAGCAGGAGCAGGAGGCCGAGATCCCGATCTACAAGCGGGTCGTCGTCAACAATACTTCGCTCGGGCGCGACATCGTCGTGACCGACACGCGGGTGGCCCAGGCGGGCGACATTCTCCAGGCGGGCGTCACGATCGTCTCGCAGACCGGGTCGACGCTTCCGCTCCAGTACAAGTTCGTCTGGATCGATGCCAAGGGCTTCGAGATCAATCCCGATTCCGGGACGTGGAAGCCGCTGACGCTCTACGGGAAGGAAACGCGCCAGATCCAGGGGGTGGCGCCCAACCCTGCCGCGATCGAGTTCATGCTCAAGATCCGCCGCGACCAATAG
- a CDS encoding FapA family protein, with protein MTSNETDQAPLAEIETDGFVLRLRLAEDGMACRAWLAPGPVPGPGPTPDELLALLAESGVAEGIDHDALVAVSACDPAAFPPEGIEIARGTPPSPPHDSYVDLSVRPDTGIAHYIESADGTIDFRDRSDYDLVEAGQEIGVFHPPRVGHPGLTVTGRTIPVESPSSTSIAFGAGVKLDRESNRIAATTAGRVLFVANALSVEEEYVVRGDVDFSVGNIRNPGFVVVSGDVWDNFSVTGGKGIKIGGIVGAATLRSNGDITVTGVTGKGKGRIVCGGNLHARFLSEVEVECRGDVIVETEIRAATVHAGGMILMPNGVIASGECIAGRGIEVKTAGSIMGVTTILSAGIDYRVHRKVDALKEKIRRLEREIAALEASVGVDPPEETALIAMPPSQRESLEKQFGKLATLSAEAAQARDEISRSNTESDPSSNAMVNIRGNIYEGTVVHLWHADIRIAEEQRGPVSIIENTLDGTLRFLPLHPLKKNAREIEAALLEVPAADATPS; from the coding sequence TTGACGAGCAATGAGACCGATCAGGCTCCGCTGGCCGAAATAGAAACCGACGGTTTCGTCCTCCGGCTGCGCCTGGCAGAAGACGGGATGGCCTGCCGCGCCTGGCTCGCACCCGGTCCGGTGCCGGGTCCCGGCCCCACGCCGGACGAGCTTCTCGCGCTGCTGGCCGAATCGGGGGTTGCCGAGGGCATCGACCACGATGCCCTTGTTGCCGTGAGCGCTTGCGATCCGGCGGCATTCCCCCCCGAAGGCATCGAGATTGCCCGCGGAACCCCGCCCTCTCCCCCGCACGACAGCTACGTCGACCTTTCCGTCCGCCCCGATACCGGCATCGCCCACTACATTGAAAGCGCCGACGGCACCATCGATTTCCGCGACCGCTCCGACTACGATCTCGTCGAGGCCGGCCAGGAGATCGGCGTCTTCCACCCACCCCGGGTCGGGCATCCCGGCCTGACCGTCACCGGCCGCACCATTCCCGTGGAGAGTCCCTCGTCCACGAGCATCGCCTTCGGCGCGGGCGTGAAGCTCGACCGCGAGAGCAACCGGATCGCGGCAACGACCGCAGGCCGCGTGCTGTTCGTCGCCAATGCCCTTTCCGTCGAGGAGGAGTACGTCGTCCGTGGCGACGTCGATTTCTCGGTGGGCAACATCCGGAATCCAGGCTTCGTCGTCGTATCCGGCGACGTATGGGACAATTTTTCGGTCACCGGCGGAAAGGGGATCAAGATCGGCGGCATCGTCGGCGCCGCCACGCTCAGGTCGAACGGAGACATCACCGTGACGGGCGTCACGGGAAAGGGGAAGGGTCGGATCGTCTGCGGCGGGAACCTCCACGCCCGCTTCCTGAGCGAAGTCGAGGTCGAATGCCGGGGCGACGTGATCGTCGAGACCGAGATCCGGGCCGCAACCGTGCACGCGGGCGGCATGATCCTCATGCCGAACGGCGTCATCGCTTCGGGGGAGTGCATCGCCGGGCGCGGCATCGAGGTCAAGACCGCCGGCTCCATCATGGGGGTGACGACCATCCTTTCGGCAGGAATCGATTATCGGGTCCATCGGAAGGTCGATGCCCTCAAGGAAAAGATCCGCCGGCTCGAGCGGGAGATCGCCGCACTCGAGGCCTCCGTGGGCGTGGACCCGCCTGAGGAAACCGCCCTCATTGCGATGCCGCCGTCGCAACGGGAATCGCTCGAGAAGCAGTTCGGCAAGCTCGCGACGCTTTCGGCCGAGGCCGCCCAGGCACGCGACGAGATCTCCCGGTCCAATACCGAGAGCGACCCGTCTTCCAACGCCATGGTCAATATCCGCGGCAATATTTACGAGGGCACGGTCGTCCACCTGTGGCACGCCGATATCCGGATCGCCGAGGAACAACGGGGCCCGGTCTCAATCATCGAAAACACGCTTGACGGCACGCTCCGGTTCCTGCCGCTCCACCCGCTCAAGAAGAACGCGCGCGAGATCGAGGCGGCTCTCCTTGAGGTACCGGCCGCCGATGCAACGCCTTCGTAG